DNA from Acanthochromis polyacanthus isolate Apoly-LR-REF ecotype Palm Island chromosome 7, KAUST_Apoly_ChrSc, whole genome shotgun sequence:
GCTGTtctattttaaacaaatttgaaaCCAAATGGTAAGtaattgttttgctttgtttatatttacagTAAGTAAAAATTAGCAAGAATTCAGAAGATAAGGTGAGATGGAGCAGGCAGCCTGTAGATTCACTGTTTTAGTCAGCATGAACAAGGAACAGAGAAGGAAGGATGATGTAAATACACAATTTTAGAATGTCTGGACATactgtgcagttttgtttttgcaatatttgaaaaaccTGTCCGAAGCTTTGTACCTCAGCAAGTAAATCAAAGCGATGTGATGTGTTCCATGAAAGGTGGGAAGCTGGAGCTGTTGATGAAGAAGAGAATTCCTGGAGGCCCTTAAAGGGTGAGATGAGGGAACTGGTTCAGTATTTGAACATCTACTATTATTGATAAACGTGTTTTAATTCAATCCTGCAGCTTGTTGATACAAGCGCCAGAATGTTCGAGGTGGTGCTGCAAGTTATCTTGATTCTGACATTACAATAGGCTGGAAATCCTAACAGTGCAGTATAATCACAGCGATTATGTTACAGCCTGATACATGCGATATGTAAGATGTTAGGCAATATTTGAGTATTACCAATTCTGCCTGTCACAAACAGCGCTTCACTTcactgcacattttcaaaacactCAGTGGGTGTTTCCAGGTGGCAAATGGCAGAAGTGTAGGTTAAGGATTATGCAGTTGTTGATTGTAAGCTACACTAATGAGAGGGAAGGTGTGAAAGTGTGAGTTGTGATTGGGTCATTTTCAGCCAATTGAGGAATCGCGAAACTGGAGATGGTCTGGTGAGCAGTGGAGTAGAAGACATGTGAATATCTCGAGTCACATGCTGACTTGGGAATGAAAGTGAACCGGAGGAAGCCGTTGGCAATCTAAAGGGGAGTGTCTGAGTTCCACCAATAGCCTCTCAGGGCCCACTCCTCCTTGACAAGGCTTTGCATAACACTGTGGAGACTTGGCCCGCCATGTGGTCACAGGATGAAGTTTGCATATTTTCATGCATTAATGAAAACAATGAGCTAATCTCCTACTATGGTGCGGATCAGCAGCTTGTCTGTCCAAATGTCAAATCAACTGTGTTTGATTGGACCAGGGGCTGCTGGTGGAACTGTCTGTCTCCACTTTTCATGCACAGGGAAGAATTTGGATGCAGTTTTCTCTTTGATGGGACACATTTAATCTGTATGCTACCACTCGTCATTTAAGTTTTAAGTGGAATGATGCTTTTTTTTGAAGGCTGCTGTTTGTGGTCCGCAGCCAGAAATCTCCCCTCCGTCTTCTTTTTACAGCAGCCTTGCTGTATGAATCAAGCTTTTGTGTTTCAAAGATTTGACTGGAGGGGGGGCTTCACACTTGTACATTGCTTGGTTTGTCTCACATGGGAAACTAGAGCAACAATAGcaacctcctgctgcagcttgGTGGGTGGGTAAAGAAATGAAACAGTGAAAAATGCTACATGGAACCCCAATCACCTGAGGGACTTTTAAACTTCATGGATGTTACACAGCATCTTTGAAGCCAGAAGGGGACTTTTTTTGCTTTGGAGTTCATTATTGTGGCACTGCCAACAGGTTTAATATGTAAACCTGATTTTAATGGTATTTAGTTGCTAAGTAACATGTTGAACTCTGGATTGGGCTAGTACATTGTTATCTTGTCTTTAAAATCCATGATGCCTTGGTTTGGTAATTTAAAACTAAACCAGGTGGATAAAGCTTGATGAAACTGGCTTgagatcttttttttcccaccttgagttcaggatttcaaTTCCCCTGACTCGAGatattttcattcatattttaaaggacaGATGTAAACGGGTGTGCTTTTAATAGTGTAGAAGAAgctaaatgtttctttttaaagattttttctgTCTACTTTTGGTGCAAAATATAGTGCTCAAAGTTCAGCGTTGATCGCTTGTTGTCAGACAGGAAGAACTCAGTgctatttttctgtgttgtatAAGTCAAATTAGAAGAAAAACCTGAACCCTTGACCCTTACAATGAGGTTATCTGTTAGCTGCTATGCTGCGTGGAGCATTTTGCTGACATAGTTTGTGTCTATGTGTCCCCTTTGAAGAAAGGGTcgctgcaaatcaatacaaagctgTTCTGAGTGGTCATCTTTATCCTGTGATGGAACATGTCTATCCTGATATGAGCGGTCTCGTCCAGGATGATAATGTCCACATATCAATAGGGTACTAGAATGATGTGAAACATATGCTATGACCTTTACAGCCACTAGATCTCAACCCAACTGAACACTTCGTTCTCCGCCACAACaattaaaacatcaaatgagGGAATATCATTTGGAAAAATGGTGTTCAGTCCCCCAGTAGAGTTCAAAAGACCTGGAGAACCAATGCCTAGATAGTACATGATGATCTGATGCCTTCCTAAGCCACTGTACGTTGGGAGCATCTGCAACTTTATCAGATAGTTGACAGGAAGAAAAGGCACAGATAAGTGGGGATTAATATGCAGCAAAACAACCCCAGCCAGATACAAACCCTGGGCTTTATAGTTAATGTTCAACACCCTCACAACACCTGAGTTCTAGTTATTCCAAGCACTTTTTAGTAAAAGTGACACAATATGTGAAATTCTACAAGGACTAAAATCACCCTTAGTATGGAAAAGACACTTTATAGTCAGACCCGCATACCTCAAATGGACAGTTACTGAACACCTAAGGAATAAAATCTAATCTAACAGTGAATAAGAAGGGCTCTGGAGGTTCACCGAAAGTACTGCACAGTTGTACAACTGAACGATACTGCCACCTGCTGAAGACATGACGTCAAGCACTTCTATAGACTGAACTTCATGCAGCATTTTTCTGTAGCCCAATTTTACATGTTCCCAACAATGATTACAGAAAACAGAAGTAATCAGAGTAAATGTGTTGATCTGTGATTCTGTCTTGCAGACGGGAGCATATAAAAAAGATCAAGACACTCATTTCATGGCGGTTCAACTCCATAAGATCACATTCAGACACACTTGGACAACAATAAATAGCTTTCATGTATATGTCATTTTATATGTAAAGagttttgtcaaaaaatattacagtatCAAAAATAAATCTCTCAGCAACTCAAAATAAATTAGAACATTGAAAACTATAAAACACATTGGCCAACACATTACTATGGCAACACCTACTAAACTCCAACTTtataagaaacaaaactacTTTCTCACATTtctaaacatgaaattgccGACAGACTTTTATAGCATTTTAGCATTGTTTATGAAAAGTAGACCtttgtaaacacaacaaaaacgtTCAATGGAGGAGAAAGGATCCTCTTCAGGCTCTCTGTCAAAGAGTACCTCTGGTTTCTGAATTTTACTACAACAAAGCAACAATGACTTAAAAGGTCCTGTTGTCTTGTTGTGTACACGTCCCCAAAGCTGTGAATCAGGGTGTGACATAACAGTCCAAAgttcataaaatgtaataaacataacATTTGACAGTCATCTCCCAACCATTCTGTCTATAAGTGCAGCTCCTTCtcctgtaaaaacagaagatgCATTGATTGTAGGTCTTCACATTAGATCTCTGCTATCCCAGAGTCCTCACTATTCCCCTGACGCAACAGTATTAATGCTTTGGAAGAGCACAGAACAGCAAAAGAAGCGTCGCTCCTCTCCGTTTGTAGCTCCTCTGTCATCATAATCAACTGTCTGCAGTCGTGACTCAGCGTTTCTCTCGTCTTTTGTCAATTTCCTTTCGAATTCGGGCCACCAGGACTGCCCTCATGGCTGGATCCAGAATATTCTTCTCTGCCACACGTTCCACTACCTTCTCAGGCTTATCCTCCTTcgcaaacacagagaacattaAGGGGATTAAAACCGAGGCAAAGTTTAAAGAGCCAGAAATATCAGACAAAGAAATGTGCATTAACCTTGTGCACAAGGAAGGACGTGATGGTGCCAGAGTCGGCCTGATAGTCGAGCCAGAAGAGTTCAGTCCCGTGGGTCTCAGTCTCTGTGCTTGACCCACTCTCATTCCACTCTTCAGCGTCAGCACCGGCCCCTGGCTCTGAACCATCTGGAAAattagcacacacacattatctTTAGTCTAGTGGATACACGGTCGTCAGCAGAAATCTCAAAAGGAAGCACATCAATCTCACGTCTTCGTCGAGGGTGATACACTTGGATGTCTGGCCGACGGGGTCTTCTTGGGGTTGTTGTGTGCCTCCGTCGCTGGAGTTCTTTGGCCTGCTTCACTTCTTTGTCATAGTCATCTCTTGATAAGACAGGGATATGTGTCAAATACTTGTCAATCCAGTGGCTGAATAAAAACGAGCAAACTAGTTCATGCTGTTACTTTATGGTTGTTTGCATTTGGGCTACATGGTCAGCCTGAGCTTAAAACACACAACATCCAAACTTAAGTTTGCACCTTTTCACACCCTATTCTAGGGTCGTAACATTATCACTTAAATTATTCAGGTTAAGCTGCATTATTAATAATATGCTTGGATAGTAacctaaatattttatttcatcaggTAAATTTCTCTCATTCAGAATTTTGTAGGGTTTGAGCTGTGATATATTGTATGCTTGCTATTTTTATTGCTaggctgtatttattttttaaatactatatctatatatctctGTCAGGTAAATTCACATAATAAATAATGCTGTAACTGTATCTTAAAgttaacatttaaatatgtTAGGTAAATCTAATTTCACTAGTGGAGAGCACTTTGGCTCAGtagctgtttctttttaaaatatgtatataaataatTGTGACTTGTCAACACCTATACCTTTATACCACACTGGCACCCCCAGTTATGCCAGGAAGCATCAGACTGTGTATTTTCTCCTGTTAGAGAATATAGTGTTGAAAATCTGTTCAATTTATATAtcttaaaagttgttttttttttttttttagcaaatattaCAACAGAGAGCATAGAAAACAGTTCTAACGACTGTTATAGCCCAAAGCCACTTTCATCACTCACTATTATACATATGGTGATGTTTGGTTCTGAAACTTAGAGCATATAATTtatagtgtttttaaaaagttttataCATACCAAGAAGCAACAAATAACAACATGTAGCTTTTTCTATTCACTTTGCTTACTGACATGTAGTGATTCTTTTGTGATATGTGTATTCTTGTCTGTCACAGTGTTGATCTGGTCTTGGGATTAATGCATTTCCATCCACTATAAGTATCTCGTTTGTAGAGTTGAGATTTCAACAAACTGACTTGGCACCAACTCTGCTCTTTCCCATGTTCAAGTCTATTTGACAAAATGCAGATAGATGTGAGTTGTATTCTATATTTGCTTTAGTTAAATGCATTTCAGAAACAAAAAGTGGTCTCTACCCCTCATATAGCTGTGCTCTGACAATGACAAGTAACACAGACTGTTGTATTTGTCGTCCTAAGGTTGAGCATTGTATCCCTTAAAACCCTGACACAGATACCAGCCAGTACACGTAACAGAAAAACTACAGGAGCTACAGTGTAAAATACTGACAACAGAATTTAAAACGGTCTTAAACCTGTAGTTTATAACAGCAGATGTGTTTtcagaaatgcatttattttgtaacaAGCAGTTAAATTTTGTGTTGTCCACCTGTCGTAAACCATCGACAACTTTATCCAACAGGCCTGTGAGACCTTCCACTTTATGTTCGTTTTGAACGTGAAAGTATAATTATCAGTCACTACTCGTCCAATCAATAACCCTTCCTTCGTCACCAGATTAACTTTCGTCAAACAACGAGGCGGCAGCAGCTCCAGATTTTGAACCTGGATGTTGTGAACCTAGCTTACTAGCTTATATATAACCTGCTAGCATTAGCTAACGGTAGTGGACGGACTCACCTCGCAATCTGGTTCCTCCGGATATGGTGCAGGAAGCCGTGGCTCATATCCAAACGGCCCCCAGGTTTGTATTTCAGCTCATGCACCCCGTCGTCTCTCAAAATATCCATTTCAGCGAACCCTTTAAATACAGTGACAGAATTTATGAGCTAATGGCGCTAATGTTTGCAACAAGTCTCTGTCAGAGCACTGTGGGCTGACAAAAAGCTACATAGCTTTAGCTAACTAAAGGAGCTGTTGTTGTCCAACCATAACACTCCCGGAGTTCACATATCAACAACAGCTAAAATACAGGATGAAAccttgtaaaaacaaacaaacaaaacaagacaactatcacaaatgttttaatttatacACCGGGTTATAGTTGTGAAAAGGCTGCAAGTAATCACATTGATTTTGGCAACATGCTGGGCATGTTGATGGGTAATGAAAAACTGCGCGTATTTATCAGTTGTATTAAGTAATATTTTATAGTTGTTAAACCCTCAATGTTGTGTGAAATCCGTTTGTTCAATGTAAATCTCTATTCTGTTTCTTAAAATACAAAAGGGGCCGTTGTTgtactttgaagaagaaaatagaCCAGATCTAAAACCATGGGTCAGATTATTTCTAGATCTGGGCctggatgtaaaaaaaaaaaaaaaaaaaagcagtaaactgttctcttttctcattttcataaACGGAGTAAAGTGTCACTCATCAGAAACAGTTATTTAAGtgatgttttgcttttctggCATGAATTAGTGCAGATTAGATCCGTCTATACGTAGTGGTTTTGGATATAGAGCTATTCTGCAATGGTTTACATCAGAAACTGTGTTTTAATgattcttgagcctctctggGAAAATTTAGTCCAGATCTGCCATATCTCTATATCATGGTTTTTAGATCCGGACCTTATTTTACCTTAACTTTTCCCTCAGCCGCTGACTCGGAAGCTAACTCCGGGTTAGGTTTTAGGTAGCTACTCTTTAGCTGCGACGTTTAACCACCGCGAGTTTCGAGGCGCTCGGTGCTGGACTCATTCATCTCCTCCAAATACCGTGAAGTTTGTGCCTTCTCTGTTATTTTGCCACCGAGATCCTAAGCAAACTGTTGCGATGATTTCATTGAAGCGAGAAAGAGAGGATGATTTGGACGATGATGACAATGAAGACGGAGGTAAGTTTGTTTCCTTCAAACGTTTGTCCTGCGTTTGGCTAGCTAACGGCTACGTTGCTAGCCGCCGttgcgtttgtttttatgcaCGGCTCTGTGCGGTCACACACAGGCGGTTAAACAACCATTACCCTCGTGTtactaaaacaaacgcaccgcTCTTCTACAGCACTCCGTGGAGATAAACAATCACCCATTAACAACTAAATGCTAGGTGAGCTAGCATGTGTAGCTAGTTTACTGAACACACATAATTTACATTCATTCTGTTTGTTGTGGATCACTTCATGTTGCAGTGGCAGCTAAAGTAGTACGAGGACGTGTAGTAGAGGACCGGAGAAGCCGCCACTGCCCTTATCTTGACACCATAAACAGGCAAGACAAAGTTTATGTATGCAGCTAACATTAGCGCTTCATGCCAGTTTACCATAGCCTCTGTAGCTGATCTCCAGTTTCTCTGTTAAACTTCCAGGAGTGTGCTAGACTTTGACTTTGAGAAGCTctgctccatctctctctcccacATCAACGTCTACGCCTGCCTTATATGTGGGAAATACTTTCAAGGTAAGCAAGTGTTACGTCCATTTCAGCAGCGACCAAACACCTTTGTTGTACTTCCACTGATTCATGTACTTTCTCTTGTAGGCAGAGGTCTGAAGTCTCATGCATACACTCACAGTGTCCAGTTTACCCACCATGTGTTCCTCAATCTGCACACACTCAAGTTTTACTGTCTGCCAGATAACTATGAGATCATTGACTCGTCACTAGAGGACATCACGGTAAGTGCAAAGCCGTGTGCTTATATCCTGATAATATCCTTACATTATTACTGCCAAGTCTGAATTTTATATATGCATTCAGCACCGTCTTAAGTTACTTATAGGTCCCATATTGTGTTCCTTCTCAGTAAATTAGTCAAAGTAATACGTGTTTCCAAAATGTGTTTCAAATTTTCACCTCAGAACACTGCAAAGATGGTTAATTTTACCATGAGTTTACAACATGTGGTTTTAGTCCAGTTCTAATGGCCTGCATCTCAGTCAGTGTTTGCTCTTGTGTTTAACAAGAGAAACAGAAGTATGTAAAAGACAAACGTTTCTTTGGAATTTGGTTGTATTTACATGCTGTGCATAAAgaacaggagagaagcaaacagatgtaaacactgGCTGAGGTTAAGttgcactgaagcacaacaggCACACGGTAGCCCACCCAGCCCTTGTTTATTGATTTCAAATTGGTGTGTTAAAGTGTCTACCTTCTCTGAATGTCCCTAAGGTTTACATTATCCACAGAGCTCATACCTGTGTCCATATGATCTAACATAAAGGCAACATTACCCACAGAAAACTGAATGTAATACCTATTGGCTTGTGAAGCTGGGAGGCTATATTAAAATTAGAGTGTCACGATATGGGACCTTGAAATTTCCTAATGGATCAAATGACTGTAGCATGGAGAAATAAATTGGCTCAGTGGTCAGGTTATCTGCAAGATTGTTATTGATTATTATGTTCTTGGGATACAGCTGGAATATTCTGGTCATTCCTGATGTTGAAAATTACACTGCATTTAAATCGTACTAAACTTACCACAGTTCTAGTGGACTGTACACCTGCTGGGCATTCTATGTTGTGACACtggtgcttttaaaaaaaatggcacaataTCATTTTAAGTTATGAATATAAagtgttgttcaaaatgttacAATATTAATATTGAGTTCAGCCTTATATTGTCAGTATTTCCAAACTCTGGTTTTGGGTCAGTAATTGTTGACGCTTTCTCTTCCACAGTATGTGTTGAAGCCAACTTTCACTAAGCAGCACATTGCAG
Protein-coding regions in this window:
- the c7h2orf68 gene encoding UPF0561 protein C2orf68 homolog, with amino-acid sequence MDILRDDGVHELKYKPGGRLDMSHGFLHHIRRNQIARDDYDKEVKQAKELQRRRHTTTPRRPRRPDIQVYHPRRRHGSEPGAGADAEEWNESGSSTETETHGTELFWLDYQADSGTITSFLVHKEDKPEKVVERVAEKNILDPAMRAVLVARIRKEIDKRREKR